The sequence CATCCTGCCCTCCTCCTAGGCTTTGTACCGGGAGATGGGGGCGGGGGAATGGGCTCCCCGGAAAGCTTCCTCACGGCCCCAAACGTGCAAACCTCAAAGCAAGTGCCACACTTCGTGCACTTCCCTTGATCCACCACATGTACTTCCTCCTTGCCCCCCCTGATAGCCCCTACCGGGCATCGGGTGAGACAGAGCCCACATGCCTGACAGAGTTCCGGATCTATGTAATAGGTAACCAGGTACCTGCAGACCTTCGCAGGACATCTTCCCTTCAGATGGGCCTCATACTCCTCCCCGAAGTACCTCATGGTCGTGAGGACGGGATTCACGGCCGTGGTGCCCAAGGCACAGAGGGAAGCTTTCCTCATCAGCTCCATGACCTCCTCCATCATCTTCAGATCCTCCTCCTTCCCCTTACCCAAGCAGAGGTCCGTGAGGATCCTGTCCAGCACCCTCAGTCCCTCCCTGCACGGAATGCACTTCCCACAGGATTCCTCCAGGAGGAAGTGGATGAAGAA comes from Candidatus Hadarchaeales archaeon and encodes:
- a CDS encoding NADH-ubiquinone oxidoreductase-F iron-sulfur binding region domain-containing protein; translation: FFIHFLLEESCGKCIPCREGLRVLDRILTDLCLGKGKEEDLKMMEEVMELMRKASLCALGTTAVNPVLTTMRYFGEEYEAHLKGRCPAKVCRYLVTYYIDPELCQACGLCLTRCPVGAIRGGKEEVHVVDQGKCTKCGTCFEVCTFGAVRKLSGEPIPPPPSPGTKPRRRAG